The Opitutaceae bacterium genome has a window encoding:
- a CDS encoding uroporphyrinogen decarboxylase family protein, with translation MRQRSKRVLARDLVRGQDWGLGMTSRERILATLNRQPVDRLPVDFGGTRQSGISIWAYALLRQALGLPANPPPRVFDTYQMLAEIEPEVAHRFGADCVGLHRPAVAFGIENRDWKSWILPGGLEVGIPGGFHPEPDGHGGFVLRRSREVIAAMPSGAWYFDRFEKYPGATHPDLSTWRPSLISDPVLEHYRAESQRLFTRTEQAIIAPMGPPYELFNGIGQGGFEEWMITFASEDDYVTDLFGILTDVWLENLARFRQAVGDRVQIIQICDDFGTQSSPFLSTSMFREKLLPAYKRGLDWIHAHTPWKVMLHSDGAIEPLLDSIIEMGVDIINPVQTSAAGMDPASLKRRFGDRIIFWGGTCDGQSTLTDGTPEEVAEETRKNIGILGRNGGLVAAPIHNIQANVPPANIIALFDALRN, from the coding sequence GTGCGACAGCGATCCAAGCGGGTTCTTGCCCGGGACCTTGTCCGTGGCCAGGATTGGGGACTCGGCATGACTTCCCGCGAACGCATCCTCGCCACTCTGAACCGGCAACCGGTCGACCGACTTCCCGTCGACTTCGGCGGCACCCGCCAGTCCGGAATCTCGATCTGGGCCTACGCCCTTCTGCGCCAGGCACTCGGCCTACCCGCGAACCCTCCGCCCCGCGTGTTCGACACTTACCAGATGCTGGCCGAAATCGAACCGGAAGTGGCGCATCGATTCGGGGCCGACTGTGTCGGCCTGCATCGTCCGGCGGTTGCGTTCGGAATCGAGAACCGCGACTGGAAATCGTGGATTCTTCCGGGTGGACTCGAGGTTGGAATCCCCGGCGGTTTTCATCCGGAACCGGATGGCCACGGCGGATTCGTTCTCCGACGAAGCCGGGAGGTCATCGCGGCCATGCCATCCGGTGCCTGGTATTTCGACCGTTTCGAGAAATACCCCGGAGCCACTCATCCCGACCTTTCCACCTGGCGTCCTTCACTGATTTCCGATCCGGTTCTCGAACACTACCGGGCGGAATCGCAACGCCTCTTCACCCGAACCGAACAGGCGATCATCGCCCCGATGGGTCCTCCCTATGAACTCTTCAACGGAATCGGCCAGGGTGGATTCGAGGAATGGATGATCACCTTCGCCTCCGAGGACGATTATGTGACCGACCTCTTCGGCATCCTGACCGACGTCTGGCTGGAGAACCTTGCTCGCTTCCGGCAGGCGGTGGGCGATCGGGTCCAGATCATCCAGATCTGCGATGATTTCGGAACCCAGTCCTCTCCCTTTCTCTCCACGTCGATGTTCCGGGAGAAACTCCTGCCGGCCTACAAGCGCGGCCTCGACTGGATCCATGCCCACACGCCCTGGAAAGTCATGCTCCATTCCGATGGGGCCATCGAACCTCTCCTCGATTCGATCATCGAAATGGGGGTGGACATCATCAATCCCGTTCAAACCTCGGCCGCCGGCATGGATCCGGCATCCCTCAAACGTCGATTCGGTGACCGGATCATCTTCTGGGGTGGCACCTGTGACGGCCAGTCCACCCTGACCGACGGGACTCCCGAAGAAGTGGCGGAGGAAACCCGGAAAAACATCGGGATTCTCGGGCGCAACGGAGGCCTCGTGGCCGCTCCGATCCACAATATCCAGGCCAACGTGCCGCCCGCGAACATCATCGCGCTCTTCGACGCCCTCCGGAACTGA